Proteins encoded together in one Oligoflexus sp. window:
- a CDS encoding 7TM diverse intracellular signaling domain-containing protein, translating into MCPLIRIVIILLSIPLGWCGPAWAEVQLREAKQGTLDARGWDFQKEGLPLRGQWMFHWKRLFTADEIKTEAFLKDKTFLIPNPSGSWDALGGDITAQGYASYVLHIQGLKTPPEGLSITFGQFINSHKTWLYIPARREAILLADVGVVTDREATSVPQSRKIIAALPELDGSDVYLVMGVSSFHLNSSFADTPAIELTPRAAAKDQFQIMEACFVLGMFFLLVISNASLFVLRPEDRPSLLMAGFSLIMGLRFFSTEALLTRIFPEPTLLNFSLMIYPNALAFPLGFAMYFHFFHLAFPGYFPRRAVQIGWATALTYTAFTLVFPKQAGPLWFHFFLPIIGLTLLMFWQLTRATWRRVRGASMAFLGIALFVAAMTNDVLVYVNQLPLPFVGHYGMVAFIFCQSLVVGSHFAFAFRTADKLSKDLQLEVARQTRDVKMILQNIHQGIFTVRAPGLVVGDDYSKFLEHILNTDSIKNRNAMDLVFAASDLNAEQKSIVQTILESSINESPLNFEMNQDNLIREMRLHTASGQDKILLLDWQPVVDAGRDVVEKMLVTLRDVTELKAMELQNRKQQRDIELIGEIIEINPEKFDIFMKTGRNFIAENRRLIESSAVPDDDALKILFINMHTIKGAARTYRFKSMTALVHDCEQTYAHVQKKEAAWNQALALSQLSDVEKVFQDYDTVNRQKLKRSENLDVVKIDLETVRENIKHLHEIEEFHLDEKMTPFVDYVRKTFYQLYYLEVEKLFEDICKPLATLAKDLKKPVPRVSFQSVPAGISNEGCEVIRNIFIHLLRNTMDHGIEDAETRMMKGKSPEGMIHMDISLGSQGRLEILYGDDGAGLRLDRIRDLGVRQGLIKEDENRPQRIAELIFMAGFSTAKTVNDISGRGVGMSAVREYLQKIGGDVTIHLINSGGEIKPTEFEIEIQLPAPLFTIFKEEKKVA; encoded by the coding sequence GTGTGTCCGCTCATTCGCATCGTGATCATCCTTCTGTCCATCCCACTGGGATGGTGCGGACCAGCTTGGGCTGAAGTCCAGCTTCGGGAAGCCAAACAGGGTACCTTGGATGCCCGTGGCTGGGACTTTCAAAAAGAAGGTCTTCCCCTGCGCGGCCAATGGATGTTTCACTGGAAACGGCTTTTCACTGCGGATGAAATCAAGACCGAAGCTTTTTTAAAGGACAAGACCTTTCTGATTCCCAATCCCTCGGGATCATGGGATGCCCTGGGCGGCGATATCACAGCCCAGGGTTATGCCAGCTACGTCCTGCATATTCAGGGCCTGAAAACGCCCCCGGAAGGTCTGAGCATCACCTTTGGCCAGTTCATCAATTCCCATAAAACATGGCTCTATATCCCTGCCCGTCGGGAAGCTATACTCCTTGCGGACGTCGGTGTGGTCACGGATCGCGAGGCAACGTCCGTACCCCAGAGCCGCAAGATCATCGCCGCTCTTCCGGAACTCGATGGCAGTGATGTGTATCTGGTGATGGGGGTATCTTCGTTTCATTTGAACAGCTCATTCGCGGATACGCCCGCCATCGAGCTGACGCCGCGCGCGGCTGCGAAAGACCAGTTTCAGATCATGGAAGCCTGCTTTGTGCTGGGCATGTTTTTTCTGCTCGTGATCAGTAACGCCTCGCTTTTTGTATTAAGGCCCGAAGACAGGCCGAGTCTTCTGATGGCGGGATTCAGCTTGATCATGGGGCTTCGCTTTTTCAGTACAGAGGCTCTGCTCACTCGCATATTCCCAGAGCCCACGCTTTTGAATTTTAGTCTTATGATCTATCCGAATGCTCTGGCGTTTCCGCTCGGTTTTGCCATGTATTTCCATTTCTTTCACCTGGCGTTCCCTGGCTATTTCCCGCGCCGGGCTGTTCAGATCGGCTGGGCGACGGCTCTGACTTACACGGCCTTTACCCTGGTCTTCCCGAAGCAGGCCGGGCCACTTTGGTTTCACTTCTTTTTGCCCATCATCGGCCTTACGCTCTTGATGTTCTGGCAGCTGACCCGAGCCACATGGCGTCGGGTGCGCGGCGCATCCATGGCTTTTCTGGGTATCGCGCTCTTCGTGGCGGCCATGACCAATGATGTGCTGGTGTATGTGAATCAGCTGCCTCTGCCTTTCGTGGGACACTATGGAATGGTCGCCTTTATCTTCTGCCAGTCCCTGGTGGTCGGAAGTCATTTCGCCTTTGCCTTCCGAACCGCGGATAAATTGAGCAAGGATCTTCAGCTGGAAGTGGCCCGGCAGACCCGCGATGTGAAGATGATTCTGCAGAATATCCATCAGGGTATCTTTACGGTTCGTGCCCCGGGGCTGGTCGTCGGGGATGACTATTCGAAATTCCTGGAACACATTCTGAATACCGATTCCATCAAGAATCGCAACGCCATGGACCTTGTGTTTGCGGCCAGCGACCTGAATGCCGAGCAGAAGAGCATCGTCCAGACCATCCTGGAAAGCAGCATCAATGAATCTCCGCTTAATTTTGAAATGAACCAGGATAATCTGATCCGCGAGATGCGTCTTCACACCGCAAGCGGTCAGGATAAGATTCTGCTTTTGGATTGGCAGCCTGTCGTCGATGCGGGCAGGGATGTGGTGGAAAAGATGCTCGTGACCCTGCGGGACGTCACCGAGCTGAAAGCCATGGAGCTGCAGAATAGAAAACAGCAGCGTGATATTGAGCTGATCGGGGAAATCATCGAAATCAATCCCGAAAAGTTCGATATCTTCATGAAGACCGGCCGCAACTTTATCGCGGAAAATCGCCGCCTCATCGAAAGCTCGGCGGTGCCGGATGACGATGCCCTGAAGATCCTCTTCATCAATATGCATACCATCAAAGGTGCTGCGCGTACCTATCGCTTCAAGAGCATGACGGCCCTGGTGCATGACTGCGAGCAGACCTACGCCCATGTGCAAAAGAAGGAAGCGGCCTGGAACCAGGCCCTTGCCCTTAGCCAGCTGAGTGACGTCGAGAAGGTCTTTCAGGACTACGATACGGTCAATCGGCAGAAGCTGAAGCGGAGCGAAAATCTGGACGTCGTGAAGATCGACCTGGAGACGGTGCGGGAAAACATCAAGCACCTGCACGAGATCGAGGAGTTCCATCTGGACGAAAAAATGACTCCTTTTGTCGATTATGTCCGCAAGACTTTTTATCAGCTCTATTATTTGGAAGTCGAAAAACTTTTCGAGGATATCTGCAAACCCCTTGCGACCCTTGCCAAGGACCTGAAAAAGCCGGTTCCGCGGGTCAGCTTCCAGTCCGTGCCGGCCGGGATCAGCAACGAAGGCTGCGAAGTCATCCGCAACATTTTCATTCACCTGCTGCGCAACACCATGGATCATGGCATCGAGGATGCGGAAACGCGGATGATGAAGGGGAAATCCCCAGAAGGCATGATTCACATGGATATTAGTCTGGGTTCACAGGGTCGTCTTGAGATCCTTTACGGGGATGATGGGGCGGGTCTGCGGCTCGATCGTATTCGCGATTTGGGAGTGCGGCAGGGCTTGATCAAGGAAGACGAGAATCGTCCGCAAAGGATTGCGGAACTTATCTTCATGGCAGGATTTTCGACGGCGAAGACAGTCAATGATATCTCGGGTCGTGGCGTGGGTATGAGCGCCGTGCGGGAGTATCTGCAAAAAATCGGCGGGGATGTGACCATTCACCTGATCAATTCCGGTGGGGAAATCAAACCGACGGAATTTGAAATCGAGATTCAGCTTCCGGCGCCGCTTTTCACCATTTTCAAAGAAGAAAAGAAGGTGGCTTGA
- a CDS encoding DUF1552 domain-containing protein: MMERRSFLQYMAGMTSLLWARNLLGQAPAPFDPKKAERLIVVYHPDGAFLEQWHPSALSGSISTLPESLLPLAPYRDQLVLLRRLNLLDGNGDGHEEAARCLLSASTNPSQGSLDVHLADQFKQALLHVGVQASKNQGHSISFLPGGSEKIADDSPLAVYQRLFKSSGLESDAVDAALLKNVEKELQTFLAKTDIEREKNKIQQHLKQIQVLLSSSGSCSGYDLSSFAYDDGRKWDDKTAPVIMKMQMYNLVQAMECGLARVATLQFSRHTSTIKMDYDWLNRWNNEWPMESHQASHNSGAIHAQQKKWVNQQLTTLFALLAARPEPRAGRTGSMLDNSLILVVTEIAQGASHTRKDMPYYLMGGKGLAGYNPGRILDCNGASHSQLLYSMAQVMGGTPGGAYASAGPLKGLFTV, translated from the coding sequence ATGATGGAGCGTCGTAGCTTTTTACAGTATATGGCTGGCATGACGTCACTGCTGTGGGCCCGCAATCTTCTGGGGCAGGCCCCCGCGCCTTTTGATCCTAAAAAGGCCGAGCGTCTGATCGTGGTTTATCATCCGGACGGGGCTTTTCTGGAGCAGTGGCATCCGTCAGCTCTTTCAGGATCCATCAGCACGCTGCCTGAATCCCTTCTGCCGCTCGCACCCTATCGCGATCAGCTGGTGCTCCTGCGCCGCCTGAATCTTCTGGATGGAAACGGCGACGGGCATGAGGAGGCGGCCCGCTGCCTCCTGTCGGCAAGCACCAATCCCAGCCAGGGTTCGCTGGATGTTCATCTTGCCGATCAATTCAAACAGGCGCTGCTGCATGTCGGAGTGCAGGCGAGCAAGAATCAGGGACACTCCATCAGCTTTCTGCCGGGTGGATCGGAGAAAATCGCGGATGACAGTCCTCTGGCTGTCTATCAAAGGCTCTTCAAAAGCAGTGGTTTGGAGTCCGACGCGGTGGATGCCGCGCTCCTGAAGAACGTGGAAAAGGAGCTGCAAACTTTCCTGGCCAAAACCGACATCGAACGCGAGAAGAACAAGATTCAGCAGCATCTGAAACAGATCCAGGTGCTTTTGAGCAGTTCGGGAAGCTGCAGCGGCTATGATCTTTCGAGCTTTGCCTATGATGATGGACGCAAGTGGGATGACAAGACCGCTCCTGTTATCATGAAAATGCAGATGTATAACCTGGTGCAGGCCATGGAATGCGGGTTGGCGCGGGTGGCCACGCTGCAGTTTTCCCGGCATACGAGCACGATCAAGATGGATTACGATTGGCTGAATCGCTGGAACAATGAATGGCCTATGGAAAGCCATCAGGCCTCGCATAACAGCGGCGCTATCCATGCTCAGCAGAAAAAATGGGTCAATCAGCAGCTGACGACGCTCTTTGCTTTGCTGGCCGCACGCCCCGAACCCAGGGCCGGCCGCACGGGATCCATGCTGGATAACTCGCTGATCCTGGTCGTCACAGAAATCGCCCAGGGCGCTTCGCACACCAGAAAGGATATGCCCTATTACCTGATGGGAGGCAAGGGTCTTGCCGGGTACAATCCAGGGCGTATACTCGACTGTAACGGGGCCTCGCACAGCCAGCTGCTCTATTCGATGGCTCAGGTCATGGGCGGCACACCAGGCGGCGCCTATGCATCCGCAGGTCCTCTGAAGGGATTGTTCACGGTTTAA
- a CDS encoding DUF1592 domain-containing protein: MRRRLIFFLALLWSWSLVAEDNVSGFYVFFKKPESWNQVYLYTWYVQDNKVVETSGRWPGKALADVAGWYRGFIDQKQTDPKDQSIKLIFTNASGEQTPDLTRKENGWYVWKKQNQVVNQWFDLNPEERLYSVTIQNGSGSGQYSPGSLVRIQAGTPVPSLFTGWTGDITLLADPKRSESQFSMPDRDVLLTAGYEDLSPGQKQYQTQCAKCHGKDGEGGAGTPLLISLGKCTSCGQVEKLTERISTTMPLGKVGQCTGDCARDVARYIRFALNPADAVDCKAPGSNLGRRQLRLLTEREYRNSVRVILGVTDINALKFWPEPANVLGYNNNADAAVVTDRHLVVFAKSAREIAEKAKAQTSCGSDRRCFAEKIGLKLYRRPLTQTEVDAYAAMEPTKVLETMLQSPYFLYRSEIGSFVSPMNAYSLDSYEVATALAYSLTGTPPDETLLAAAADGSIKDPATRRREAERLLGTDAARETFADFAMQWLGISSLPFVTRDNQKLTPALRADMMEETRRFLANLVFDQNGSVKDLYAADSTPLTQKLAAHYGLPAPAQDWQNVNYDRERRGLIAQGSILVTYANSTEASPIKRGVFVRNRLLCQDLPPPPANVDTTIPPPAPGLTMRERLARHLSQGQQSDGSNSCASCHQYIDKLGFGFERFDEVGLFREAYAEKPGFPIDVSGEIKSPLNLSDPTALPFQNFAELGTLLSESPTAKACLGIQYLRYAQGHVAQSTDQCLQTSIREQLQQDKSLRAVMMDFVSSDSFVWRK, from the coding sequence ATGCGACGAAGGCTGATTTTCTTTTTGGCACTGCTGTGGAGCTGGAGCCTGGTGGCCGAGGACAATGTTTCGGGCTTCTACGTCTTCTTCAAGAAACCGGAGAGCTGGAATCAAGTCTATCTTTACACCTGGTACGTTCAGGACAACAAGGTGGTCGAAACCAGTGGACGCTGGCCAGGCAAGGCTTTGGCTGACGTAGCCGGTTGGTACCGGGGCTTCATCGATCAGAAGCAAACCGACCCCAAGGATCAATCCATCAAATTGATCTTCACCAACGCCAGCGGTGAACAGACGCCGGATCTTACGCGGAAAGAGAACGGCTGGTACGTCTGGAAAAAGCAAAATCAGGTCGTCAATCAATGGTTCGACCTCAATCCCGAAGAACGACTTTATTCGGTCACCATTCAAAATGGATCGGGATCGGGTCAATACAGTCCTGGTTCCCTCGTTCGTATTCAAGCCGGAACACCTGTTCCTTCGCTGTTCACCGGCTGGACGGGGGACATCACTCTTCTTGCTGACCCCAAACGAAGTGAAAGCCAATTTTCGATGCCGGATCGTGATGTGCTGCTGACCGCCGGCTATGAGGATCTGAGTCCCGGGCAAAAGCAGTATCAAACCCAGTGCGCGAAGTGTCACGGCAAGGATGGGGAAGGGGGCGCGGGAACTCCACTGCTGATCAGTCTTGGCAAATGCACCAGCTGTGGTCAGGTCGAAAAACTCACGGAGCGGATCAGTACGACCATGCCTTTGGGCAAGGTCGGGCAGTGCACAGGGGACTGTGCCCGCGATGTAGCGCGTTATATCCGCTTCGCCCTGAATCCTGCTGATGCAGTTGATTGCAAGGCGCCCGGCAGCAATCTGGGGCGGCGTCAGCTGCGTCTTCTCACCGAGCGTGAGTATCGCAACAGTGTGCGGGTGATCCTGGGTGTCACCGATATCAATGCTCTTAAATTCTGGCCTGAGCCGGCGAACGTCCTTGGGTATAACAACAATGCTGATGCCGCTGTCGTCACCGACCGTCACCTTGTGGTCTTTGCCAAATCGGCCCGGGAAATCGCGGAAAAAGCCAAGGCCCAAACCTCGTGCGGTTCGGATCGTCGCTGCTTTGCCGAAAAAATCGGTCTGAAACTCTATCGGCGTCCTTTGACTCAGACGGAGGTGGATGCTTACGCCGCGATGGAACCCACCAAAGTTCTGGAGACCATGCTGCAGTCCCCTTATTTCCTTTATCGCTCGGAAATCGGCAGTTTTGTATCACCGATGAATGCCTACTCTTTGGATTCCTACGAGGTGGCGACAGCCCTGGCTTATAGTCTGACGGGAACGCCTCCCGATGAAACGCTGCTGGCTGCGGCTGCGGACGGCAGCATCAAAGATCCTGCCACACGGCGCCGCGAAGCCGAGCGTTTGCTGGGCACGGATGCGGCTCGCGAGACGTTCGCGGATTTTGCGATGCAGTGGCTCGGGATCAGTTCCTTGCCCTTTGTCACGCGGGACAATCAAAAGCTAACGCCTGCTCTGCGTGCTGACATGATGGAGGAAACAAGGCGCTTTCTGGCGAATCTCGTCTTTGATCAGAATGGATCGGTGAAGGATCTCTACGCAGCCGATTCCACTCCGCTGACGCAAAAGCTGGCCGCTCATTACGGGCTGCCTGCGCCCGCCCAGGATTGGCAGAATGTGAATTATGATCGCGAGCGCCGCGGTTTGATCGCGCAGGGTTCCATCCTCGTGACCTATGCGAATTCCACGGAAGCTTCGCCCATCAAACGCGGGGTTTTTGTCAGGAATCGCCTTCTTTGTCAGGATCTGCCGCCACCACCGGCGAATGTGGATACGACCATTCCTCCTCCTGCTCCAGGTTTGACCATGCGCGAGCGGCTGGCTCGTCACCTGTCGCAGGGACAGCAGAGTGATGGCAGCAATTCCTGCGCGTCCTGTCATCAGTATATTGATAAACTCGGTTTTGGTTTTGAGCGCTTCGATGAAGTCGGACTTTTCCGCGAGGCTTACGCGGAAAAACCAGGGTTTCCCATCGATGTGTCGGGCGAGATCAAAAGTCCTTTGAATCTTTCCGATCCGACGGCTCTGCCCTTTCAGAATTTTGCGGAACTCGGCACACTTCTGAGTGAAAGCCCAACGGCCAAAGCCTGTCTTGGCATCCAATACCTCCGCTATGCTCAGGGGCATGTCGCGCAGAGCACGGACCAGTGCCTGCAGACCTCGATTCGGGAGCAGCTGCAGCAGGATAAGAGTCTGCGTGCGGTGATGATGGACTTTGTCAGCTCGGACAGCTTTGTGTGGAGGAAATAA